A genome region from Lutra lutra chromosome 11, mLutLut1.2, whole genome shotgun sequence includes the following:
- the TCAF1 gene encoding LOW QUALITY PROTEIN: TRPM8 channel-associated factor 1 (The sequence of the model RefSeq protein was modified relative to this genomic sequence to represent the inferred CDS: inserted 3 bases in 2 codons; substituted 2 bases at 2 genomic stop codons), with amino-acid sequence MRVGNQLSRLRNQLNNEKLIRTKGLWGPVHELGHNXRRQEWEFPPHTTEAACNLWCIYVRETVLHIPXGCASIALWPPVREKRVRIYLGKGXVKNWNAWTVLEMYLQLQEAFGWELFIRLFTEYRNQTNLPTDNVDKMNLWVKMFSHQMQKNLAPFVEAWAWPIQKEMATSLAYLXEWKENIMKLYLL; translated from the exons GTGGGTAACCAACTTAGCAGACTGAGGAATCAGCTCAACAATGAGAAGCTCATCAGAACCAAGGGGTTGTGGGGCCCCGTCCATGAGCTCGGCCACAACTAGCGGCGGCAGGAGTGGGAGTTTCCCCCGCATACCACTGAGGCCGCATGCAATCTGTGGTGTATTTACGTGCGCGAAACAGTCTTGCACATCCCTTGAGGTTGTGCCAGTATTGCTCTGTGGCCTCCAGTTCGGGAGAAGAGAGTCCGAATCTACCTGGGCAAGGG TGTGAAAAACTGGAATGCGTGGACTGTCCTGGAAATGTATCTACAG CTACAGGAGGCCTTTGGTTGGGAGCTTTTCATCCGTCTCTTCACTGAGTATAGGAACCAGACCAACTTGCCCACAGACAATGTGGACAAAATGAATCTATGGGTGAAGATGTTCTCCCACCAAATGCAGAAGAATCTGGCTCCATTCGTTGAGGCCTGGGCCTGGCCTATCCAGAAGGAAATGGCTACCAGCCTGGCCTATC ctgaatggaaggaaaatataatgaaattatacCTCCTC